A part of Spirochaetota bacterium genomic DNA contains:
- a CDS encoding helix-turn-helix domain-containing protein has protein sequence MHVIIKSWLILLIKHCNIAVMEESFDKVPLQSIEFFEKITRLRVTINDIAGNLRPFLPDIYFTHDRSELCRQIKKEHTDLRCNALDLHWIKKNIYNYRSGMVKLCHAGLIEIVQPLYIADGLQAIFFAGQFVADAETHIDGIAVDANRTNTHPWKCDTDRSMLSRSPLNISELLEAMHQLVCRLEPWCRALTGEDNAGDGIGHDGRKIAIIQYISRHYAEPVTVGRVSEYLSLSRYRTAHLIKELFGVSCVALVNSFRIKHACNMLQYSQQSVSEIALSNGFNDLSYFIATFRKATGMTPREYRKKNRI, from the coding sequence TTGCACGTTATCATTAAATCTTGGTTGATATTGCTGATAAAGCATTGTAATATTGCTGTCATGGAAGAGTCGTTCGATAAAGTGCCGCTGCAGTCGATTGAATTTTTCGAAAAGATCACACGATTGCGGGTGACCATCAATGATATCGCCGGAAATCTCCGTCCTTTTCTTCCTGACATCTATTTCACGCATGACAGATCGGAATTATGCCGCCAGATCAAGAAAGAGCATACGGACTTGAGATGCAACGCCCTGGATCTGCACTGGATCAAAAAGAACATATATAACTACCGGTCAGGCATGGTCAAGTTGTGTCATGCCGGATTGATCGAGATCGTTCAGCCGCTCTACATTGCCGACGGACTTCAGGCGATATTCTTTGCCGGTCAGTTTGTGGCGGATGCAGAGACTCATATCGACGGCATTGCTGTTGATGCAAACCGCACCAATACTCATCCGTGGAAGTGCGATACTGACCGCTCTATGCTGTCGCGGTCGCCGCTGAACATCTCCGAACTGCTGGAGGCGATGCATCAGCTCGTCTGCCGTCTGGAACCGTGGTGCCGTGCGCTCACTGGCGAAGACAATGCCGGCGACGGTATCGGACATGACGGCAGAAAGATTGCGATCATACAATATATCAGCAGGCACTATGCCGAGCCGGTCACCGTCGGTCGTGTTTCGGAGTATCTTTCACTGAGCAGGTATCGCACCGCGCATCTGATAAAGGAATTATTCGGTGTCTCATGTGTCGCACTCGTCAACAGTTTCCGGATAAAGCATGCGTGCAACATGCTGCAGTATTCTCAGCAGAGCGTGTCGGAAATCGCCTTGTCGAACGGATTCAACGACCTGTCCTACTTTATCGCGACGTTCAGAAAAGCAACCGGCATGACCCCGCGTGAGTACAGAAAGAAAAACCGGATATGA